GCCGCGTTGTCGGCCTACCAGACGCAGTACCGGCGATTCTCCGAGACGCGTGGCGGCGCCGTTGATACCGGTAGTGGAGGAGAGGTCCTCCCCTAGGGTTTCTGCTGGGTCGGTCCCGGCATCGGTGGGGCCGCAGGAGCCGGCGGAGGAGTGGCTGCGGGCGGCGGCGCCGCAGGCGCGCTTTTCTGGAGCAGGACGAGCGACGTGCGCGCTGGCGACGTCATGATCATCGCGATGACCGAACCGTCCGGGGCAATCGCGCCGGCCTGCAACGTCGGCGGCGTCTCGGCGGAATCGAATCCCGGCACGCGGGTCAATTTGAAATCCTCGGCGCTGTTGAAGACGACGAATTCCGACGTCACGAGCGGCACGGCGAGCAGCGCGCCGGCAATCTGCGGGCCGTCGATGGGCCGCGAGATCGCCGACAGTGTCCGTCGCCGCGCGCCGTTCTCGGCGTCGAAGACCCGGATGATCGCATCGAGGAACGCGACGTACACGTGTCGAGCGTCGGTCAGCGGCGCGCCGACGGGCCGGACCCTGACAGGAAAACACCAGTCCAGCGCGCCGCCCTCCGTGCGGTAGGCGCACACATAGCCTTCGCCAGCTACGAGAAAGATGCGTTCCGGCGTGGCCGTGAGCGCCGTGGGCCGGATGTCGAGCGGCGTCCGCCACTGGAGGCGGCCCGAGCCCAGGTCGAACGCGACGAGCGCGCGATCCTGGTACGCCACGGCGACGGACGCGCCGATGGCGATCACCGCCGCGGGTTCGCCGGTCGCGGCCGCCTCCCAGAGGACGGCGCCGTCCGCGGCCCGAATCGCGCGGAGTCCCCAGGCGCCGGCGGCGAGGATCACGCTGTCGCTGGAGGCGAGGGCGATCGGCGCCGGCGCGGAGGCGGTCCAGCGCGTCCGGCCATCGGCCGTATCGATTGCGACCACGGCATCTGTCGTTGCGGCGGCGAGCAGGCCCGGCAACACTAGCGGGCGCACGCTCACGCGGATGTCGGACGTCCACGCGACGCGGCCATCCGCCAGCGCGCGCGCCTCGATGGGCGTGTCGATGCCGGAGCTGATGACGTGAGCGGGCGTCAGCGACAGGTGCCGTGGCGCGGCCGCCCGGAGGCTCTCGATCCAGGCCGGCTTGTACAAAGGCTGGGCTGGAGCCGTTGTCGGCGCCTCCGGGCGCCGAGGCGCCGTGTCGCTCGCGGGCGGCGTGCTCGACGGCGGCGTCGACGAAGCGGCGGCGGGCGTTGGCGTTTCACTCTGCCGATCGGGCGACGAGGGATCCGGCGCCGGCGAAGACGATGGCGGTGGGATGGGGCTCTGGATTCCCCGCA
The genomic region above belongs to Acidobacteriota bacterium and contains:
- a CDS encoding PQQ-binding-like beta-propeller repeat protein, with the protein product MYKPAWIESLRAAAPRHLSLTPAHVISSGIDTPIEARALADGRVAWTSDIRVSVRPLVLPGLLAAATTDAVVAIDTADGRTRWTASAPAPIALASSDSVILAAGAWGLRAIRAADGAVLWEAAATGEPAAVIAIGASVAVAYQDRALVAFDLGSGRLQWRTPLDIRPTALTATPERIFLVAGEGYVCAYRTEGGALDWCFPVRVRPVGAPLTDARHVYVAFLDAIIRVFDAENGARRRTLSAISRPIDGPQIAGALLAVPLVTSEFVVFNSAEDFKLTRVPGFDSAETPPTLQAGAIAPDGSVIAMIMTSPARTSLVLLQKSAPAAPPPAATPPPAPAAPPMPGPTQQKP